The following DNA comes from Winogradskyella sp. PG-2.
TAAAACTACTAATCCATACCAAACACATGAAAATACTAAAAATTCTATTTATATGCATGCTTTTGCTCCCAATAAGTAACTATGCTCAAAAAAGAAAAAAGAAACCAACTGAGCCAACTATTAAACTTACAGACTCTCTTTTTCATGGCTTAAAATGGCGAAATATAGGACCTTTTAGAGGTGGTAGAAGTGTTACTTCTACTGGAGTCATCGGACGACCTCATACCTACTATATGGGTTCTACTGGTGGTGGTGTTTTTAAAACGACTGACGACGGTATTACATGGAAAAACATTTCTGATGGTTTCTTTAAAACAGGATCTATTGGTGCCATTGCAGTATCTGAAAGCGATGCCAATGTTGTAGTGGTTGGTATGGGAGAACATGCCGCTCGTGGTGTAATGACATCCATGGGAGATGGTGTGTACAAATCGATGGATGCCGGAAAAACATGGACACATATAGGATTAGAGAAAACCTATCATATTTCTGATGTGATTATACATCCTACTAATCCCAATACTATATATGTAACAGCACAAGGAGCACAATATGCACCTTCTAATGAAAGAGGTGTTTATAGAACAATGGATGGAGGTGCAACTTGGGAGAAATTACTTTATGTAAACACAACAACTGGAGCATCTTCTTTATCAATGGACATGACTAACCCTCGCATATTATATGCTTCTATGTGGCAGCATCGTCGTTATCCTTGGATAATGGAATCTGGTGGTGAAAATTCAGGATTGTATAAGTCTACAGATGGCGGAGATACTTGGGATAAAATGGAAGGAGGTTTACCAGACGCTTTTGGTAAATCGGGTATTTCTGTCTCTAGAGCAAATCCTGAACGTGTATTTTCAGTTATAGAAGCAGAAGGTGAAAAAGGTGGAGTATACCGTTCTGATAATGCTGGTAAAACCTGGAAACAAGTCAATAAGAATCGCGTTAATATTGCGCGCTCATGGTATTACATGGAGATTTTTGCTGATCCACAAAATGAAAATGTAGTGTATGTATTAAATGCTCCTGTTATGAAATCTATTGATGGTGGAAGAAGCTTTTTTAATATTCCTGTGCCTCATGGAGATAATCATCATTTATGGATTAATCCGCACGATAATACAAATCTCATTAACTCTAATGATGGAGGAGCCAATATCTCCTTTAATAGCGGAAAAAGTTGGAGCACACAACAAAACCAACCAACCTCTCAATTCTATCGTGTTATTACAGATAATTTAGTGCCATACAATGTCTATGGAGGTCAACAAGACAATTCAGCAATAGGTATTGCAAGCCGAACAAATGATGGAGGTATCGATTGGAAAGATTGGTATTCGGTTGCTGGAGGAGAAAGTGCTTTTATTGCTTTTGATCCAGATAATCCAGAAACTGTTTATGGTGGAACTTACCAAGGTAATATTAGCAAGTGGACCAAATCTTCTAGAGAACAAAAATCAATTAAGGAATATCCTGAATTGGGTCTAAGCATTGCTCCTAAAGATTCTAAATACCGTTATAACTGGAATGCTCCTATCATCACATCTCCTCACAATAGAGCAACAGTTTATCATGCCGGAAATGTGGTTTTTAAAACCATGGATGGAGGAACAACTTGGAAAGCTATAAGCCTTGATCTTACAAAGAATGAAACAGAAAAACATGGTCCTGGTGGTGGACCATATACCAACGAAGCTGCCGGAGGAGAAAACTACAATACACTCACTGCCTTAGTAGAATCTCAACACCAAGAAGGAGTACTCTATGCTGGTAGTGATGATGGGCTTTTACATATTACAAAAGATGGAGGTGCAAGCTGGCAAAATATAACACCAAATGGCATTAAAGATGGCATCATTAATAGTATAGATATCTCAGAACACGATCCGGCAACAGCCTATGTCGTTGTAATGCGCTATAAATCTTTAGACCTCAATTCTTATATTTTTAAAACCAATGACTATGGGCAATCATGGACTAAAACTGTAAACGGTCTTAATGATCCCAATGGATTTACGAGAGTGGTTAGAGCAGATAAAAAACGAAAAGGACTGTTATACGCAGGTACGGAAACAGGACTATATGTTTCTAATGATGATGGCACGCATTGGCAACATTTAAACTTAAATTTACCAACAGTTGCTATTAATGATTTAGTAATACAAGATAATGATTTGGTCGCAGCAACATCTGGTCGTGGTTTTTGGATTTTAGATGACTTAGGAGTACTCCAAAATATGAGTACAACCAAAAACACAGTTCAGCTATTTAAGCCAAAAGACACTTATCGTATTTTTGGTGGAACATCTAAAGCAACAGGACAAGGTCTTAATCCTCAGAGTGGAGTTACCTTAGATTATTATTTAGATAAAGATGTAGATACGCTCGATTTAAAGCTAGACATTTTGGATGGCTCAAAAGTTATCAGAACCTATACCAATAAAAAGCCAAAGGGTTTTAAATCATGGCCAGGAGGACCAGCTAAACCTCAAGTTCTGCCATCTAAAAAAGGCTATAATCGATTCACTTGGAATTTTAATAGAGACCCATTACCTGCTATTAATAAAGTTTTCGTTTTTGGCGGACTCTCAGGCTCTAGTGTTGCTCCTGGAGATTACACCTTAAGATTAACATTAGATGGAGAAGCTGTTGAGACTCAAGCCACCATTCTTCCTAATCCGGCTATCGATTCAAACTCTACTGATTTTGCTGAACAACAAAATATGCTAGTTACTATTGAGAACACCATTAAAGATATGCATGAGTCTGTTAACCAAATGCGATCCGCAAAAACGCAACTAAACACATATGCTAAACTGTTAAAAGATAATGACAACGCTAAAGCGCTTAAAGAAAAAGGTGAAGCTCTCATAAAGCGCATTAATAGTTGGGAAGAAAACTTAATACAAGCGAAGCAAAAGACCTTTCAGGATGTTATCAATTTTAATAACAAACTCAATGCACAGCTCATTCAACTACTTAGTTACATAGACCAAGCAGATCCAAAAGTGACGCAAGGTGCTAAAGAACGTTTTAATGATTTAATGCAAGATTGGCAAGTTTATAAAAATGAACGTGATGCTATTATAACTACTGAAATGGAGGCCTATAATACACTCTATAAATCATTAAATATACCAGCACTTATTCTTAAAAATAAGGAGTAATGATTAAACTCTTCCGTCGCATTCGTCAAAAGCTAATTATGGAAAATAAGACATCCAAATACTTCAAATACGCCATTGGTGAAATTATCTTGGTAGTAATTGGGATTCTGATTGCATTGCAAATTAATAATTGGAACCAAGAAAGAATAAATCAACAAAAAGCAATTGTTTACTTAAATAGTTTAATAGAAGACATAGAGTCTGATGTTATTAATTATAACGGCAACATTACTAATTACCAAACAAGCCTTAATAACAACAAAAGACTTCTAATTAACGATGATTATAAATTATTAGAAGGAGATTCTATTATAAAGCTTGTTTCTGGCTATTATGAAGTTGATAGAACATCTAGCCAAACTTACGAGAAAATTAAAAATGCAGGCCTCGCAGAATCTTTAGGCTCCGAAGAAGTTAACAAAGTAATTAATGATTACTATAATGCCCAAAAGAGTTATTATCAAACTATGTTGCGTTGGGATAAAGATTTTAGTGACAAGGATGTAAATTTTTGGACCTATAACACTAATTACGAATCTAGTTCTATTAGAAATTATAATACAAACGCACTACCCTTTTTAAATAGTGCTGCCAAACGAAAAGAAGATTTAATAAACCTTATTGAGTCTACACAAGGCAGAAATCATTTGCGTAATGCAATAATTAGAAAAGAACATACACTATACAGGGCGAACGAGTTTGTCGTTACTGCAGAAAACCTAATTAATTTAATAACTAAAGAACTTAATAGTAAATGATTAAATTCTTTCGCAAAATACGCTACAACCTTATGGAACAAAACAAAACAGGCAAATACTTTAAATACGCCATTGGAGAAATTATCTTAGTGGTAATTGGGATTCTCATAGCACTACAGATTAACAATTGGAATGAGCAACGTAAAAACTCAAAACAAGAGCTTATACTTCTAAAACAACTGCAAACTGACATAAGTACCAACAGAGATAATGTTATCGAATTAAATGAACGCCTTAATATTAATAAAGTTGGTGTTGATAGTCTTATTTTAAGACTAGATAAAAAGCAAAATGATTTAAAATTTATGCTTTTTCTATCTCAAACTATGAGAAAAAGTGATTTCAATAAAGCGAGTTCTGGCTATAATATTATGCAAAATGGCAAAGTATCTCTTATCTCTAATGAGAATATTCTAAAATCTGTACTTAATATTTACGAAAATGATTTGCCAGATATAATAGATAGACAAGGTGTTATGAATAATCGTATTGACCAAATCCAAAATCAATTTATCAACAAATTGTTTGCACTTGCATCAAATAATTGGAACGTTAAATTTAATAATTATGATGTCGTTGCTACAGAACTTTTTGAACCTTTAGATTTCGATACGCTTTCACAAAATATTGAATTTAAAAATACGCTTATACAACTTAGAAAGTTAATAGAAGCACGATTAGCCTATCTTAAAATTACAGAAAATAAACTAATGAAAACTATAGAACTTCTAGACTCTAAAACAAAATTAAATCTACATGATTAAGTTCTTTCGTAAAATACGTTACAACCAAATGGAAGAAAACAAAATGGGTAAATACCTCAAATACGCTATTGGCGAGATTATCCTAGTCGTTATTGGTATTCTCATTGCACTACAGATTAATAATCGGAATGAAAACAACAAAGCACTTAAAAAAGAGCAAGCGTTTTTACAGGAAATTAACTTTGATTTTAAGTCTAATAAAACACAATTAGATTCTATTATTAGTTTCAATAAAGTGAGTTTTCATGCTAGTATAAGACTTTTAGAAATTATGGGAACCTTTGACTTAAAAAACCCCAAAAGAAATGAAGCAAATGCTCATTTTGCAGATAGCATGAAATATTATAACCGTTTAGCATGGAGAAATAAATCGTTTAACCCTAAAAATGGTGCAGTAGAAGCGCTTTTAAATTCTTCATCATTCGATCTTATTAAAAACGATACTTTAAGACGTAATTTAATTTCTTGGAAAGATGTTTTGGGAGATTATTTAGAAGAAGAGCAATTTGCAGTTAATTTTCTAACTAATGAGTATGGTCCTTGGGTAAGAGCAAGTTTTGATCCAGACCTCGATGACGACCCAGAAAACACAAAAGCGTTCTTTAGTAAAAGACATAGGAATTTTATAAACCAAAGAGCAGGAGATTTATATAACAATTTAACCACAGTAAAAGAGGAAGGTGTTGTTGCTATGATTAATGATATTATTAGATTAACTGAACCTTTGAATAATAACTAAAACTTACAGAAATACGGTAAAATAAAACTCAATTTTCTTAGCCAAAACAATACTAATTTACAGCACTAAGTTTAGCATAATCCTTAACTTTAAGAACAATTTAACAACAGCCTAAAGTCTAAACACTAAAAATTTAGCGTACCTATTTAACAAGAATGCACCTACCTTTCTTTTTCACTGAAGTTTTATTTTAATACCATCATCAACTATGCACATCAAAAAACAACTTGCCTTTCTAGCTCTAATTGTAATCGCAGTATCGTGTAAAAAGAAGCCTGTAGAAACCGATAATATTTTTAAGTACAGAGATTATATTAGTTATACCACATCTGGAGTGGTTTCGGTAACAGCGCCTATTAAAATTAATCTCGCTGAGGAAGTAGAAGGTTGGGAGACAGAGCAAGAATTAGATACGGATTTAATTAAAACACAACCTCATATCCAAGGCACATTAAAAGCACTCAACAAACACACACTACTGTTTACACCAGATGAAGCTTTAGAACCTGCAACAGCTTATGGAGTTACTGTAAAACTGGGTAATATTTATAAAACGATCCTTCAAGAATTTAAGAACTACACCTTTGAGTTTAAAACCATCACTCCGAGTTTTAGTATCATGACTAATAATTTGCAGTCCTATAGTAAAGAATGGCAGTATGTATTAGGTCAATTACGCTCATCAGACGTTATTACTTTAGAAGATGCTAAACAATTAGTATCAGCAAAACAGAACAAAAAAGACCTCAACTTAGTTTGGTTAGAAGTGCCAGAACCTTCCAAATATTTTGAGTTTAGAATCGATAGTATTAAACGTAAAATAGAAGACAGTAAAATTGATGTCTTTTGGAATGGTAAAGCCATAAAAGCCGAAAATAAAGGAGAGAACTTCATCAACATTCCTGGGAAAAACAACTTTAGTATTGTTGAGACTAATGTGATTCAAAATCCTGAGCAATACTTAGCAATTAACTTTTCAGATCCTTTAAAAAAGCAACAAAATTTTGCGGGTTTAGTGACTATTCAGAATGTGAAAAACCCAAAATATATCGTTGATGGTAATGTGTTGAAAGTATATACAGACGTCAAATTAGTCGGAGATATTAGAGTCGATGTCTTTACAGGTATCAAAAACACAGACGGTTTCAAACTTAAAAACGCCTTCGCTCAAACCTTAACCTTCGAGGAATTAAAACCACAAGTACGTTTAGTAAGCAACGGTTCTATTTTACCAAATTCAAAAGATTTAAAATTCAATTTTGAAGCTGTAAATCTAAGTAAGGTCGATGTTAGAGTCATTAAAATATTTGAAGACAATGTACTTCAGTTTTTACAAGAAAATAACATGAATAGTAACTACGAAAACTCAATAAAACAAGTTGGTCGACGTATTGCAAAAGAGACAATTACATTAATACAAGATAAAAGTCAGAATACCGCGAAATGGAAAGCCTACAGTATTGATTTATCTAAATATATACAAGCAGATCCTGGTGCGATTTACAGAGTAGAAGTTGGTTTTAAACGCAACTATTCCTTATACGATTGTTCATCAAAATCAAAAACTACAAACGTTGATGAGGATGAGTATTATGATGATTACTATGACGA
Coding sequences within:
- a CDS encoding DUF6090 family protein; this translates as MIKFFRKIRYNQMEENKMGKYLKYAIGEIILVVIGILIALQINNRNENNKALKKEQAFLQEINFDFKSNKTQLDSIISFNKVSFHASIRLLEIMGTFDLKNPKRNEANAHFADSMKYYNRLAWRNKSFNPKNGAVEALLNSSSFDLIKNDTLRRNLISWKDVLGDYLEEEQFAVNFLTNEYGPWVRASFDPDLDDDPENTKAFFSKRHRNFINQRAGDLYNNLTTVKEEGVVAMINDIIRLTEPLNNN
- a CDS encoding VPS10 domain-containing protein, which translates into the protein MKILKILFICMLLLPISNYAQKRKKKPTEPTIKLTDSLFHGLKWRNIGPFRGGRSVTSTGVIGRPHTYYMGSTGGGVFKTTDDGITWKNISDGFFKTGSIGAIAVSESDANVVVVGMGEHAARGVMTSMGDGVYKSMDAGKTWTHIGLEKTYHISDVIIHPTNPNTIYVTAQGAQYAPSNERGVYRTMDGGATWEKLLYVNTTTGASSLSMDMTNPRILYASMWQHRRYPWIMESGGENSGLYKSTDGGDTWDKMEGGLPDAFGKSGISVSRANPERVFSVIEAEGEKGGVYRSDNAGKTWKQVNKNRVNIARSWYYMEIFADPQNENVVYVLNAPVMKSIDGGRSFFNIPVPHGDNHHLWINPHDNTNLINSNDGGANISFNSGKSWSTQQNQPTSQFYRVITDNLVPYNVYGGQQDNSAIGIASRTNDGGIDWKDWYSVAGGESAFIAFDPDNPETVYGGTYQGNISKWTKSSREQKSIKEYPELGLSIAPKDSKYRYNWNAPIITSPHNRATVYHAGNVVFKTMDGGTTWKAISLDLTKNETEKHGPGGGPYTNEAAGGENYNTLTALVESQHQEGVLYAGSDDGLLHITKDGGASWQNITPNGIKDGIINSIDISEHDPATAYVVVMRYKSLDLNSYIFKTNDYGQSWTKTVNGLNDPNGFTRVVRADKKRKGLLYAGTETGLYVSNDDGTHWQHLNLNLPTVAINDLVIQDNDLVAATSGRGFWILDDLGVLQNMSTTKNTVQLFKPKDTYRIFGGTSKATGQGLNPQSGVTLDYYLDKDVDTLDLKLDILDGSKVIRTYTNKKPKGFKSWPGGPAKPQVLPSKKGYNRFTWNFNRDPLPAINKVFVFGGLSGSSVAPGDYTLRLTLDGEAVETQATILPNPAIDSNSTDFAEQQNMLVTIENTIKDMHESVNQMRSAKTQLNTYAKLLKDNDNAKALKEKGEALIKRINSWEENLIQAKQKTFQDVINFNNKLNAQLIQLLSYIDQADPKVTQGAKERFNDLMQDWQVYKNERDAIITTEMEAYNTLYKSLNIPALILKNKE
- a CDS encoding DUF6090 family protein, producing MEQNKTGKYFKYAIGEIILVVIGILIALQINNWNEQRKNSKQELILLKQLQTDISTNRDNVIELNERLNINKVGVDSLILRLDKKQNDLKFMLFLSQTMRKSDFNKASSGYNIMQNGKVSLISNENILKSVLNIYENDLPDIIDRQGVMNNRIDQIQNQFINKLFALASNNWNVKFNNYDVVATELFEPLDFDTLSQNIEFKNTLIQLRKLIEARLAYLKITENKLMKTIELLDSKTKLNLHD
- a CDS encoding DUF6090 family protein; protein product: MIKLFRRIRQKLIMENKTSKYFKYAIGEIILVVIGILIALQINNWNQERINQQKAIVYLNSLIEDIESDVINYNGNITNYQTSLNNNKRLLINDDYKLLEGDSIIKLVSGYYEVDRTSSQTYEKIKNAGLAESLGSEEVNKVINDYYNAQKSYYQTMLRWDKDFSDKDVNFWTYNTNYESSSIRNYNTNALPFLNSAAKRKEDLINLIESTQGRNHLRNAIIRKEHTLYRANEFVVTAENLINLITKELNSK